A part of Aegilops tauschii subsp. strangulata cultivar AL8/78 chromosome 2, Aet v6.0, whole genome shotgun sequence genomic DNA contains:
- the LOC120974079 gene encoding uncharacterized protein, with product MAGIVHKEFPELAQTGLNYLSWSSDCEIFLQGKTLLRAIGKGAQLAVTDPKFKTENAQALHFLRHHLSPTLKDEYMAERSASGLWTALKQRFERLKYTVKPRAEAEWIRLRFADFKTVGEYNSALHRICTTLRLCSTEITDS from the coding sequence ATGGCCGGAATTGTCCACAAGGAGTTTCCTGAGTTGGCCCAGACAGGGCTGAACTATCTGTCCTGGTCCTCGGACTGCGAGATCTTTCTCCAGGGCAAAACCCTCCTGAGGGCGATCGGTAAGGGGGCCCAGCTGGCCGTCACTGATCCCAAGTTCAAGACTGAGAATGCGCAGGCTCTGCACTTTCTCCGTCATCACCTGTCACCTACTCTGAAAGATGAGTATATGGCTGAGCGCAGTGCTTCTGGCCTTTGGACCGCTCTTAAGCAGCGGTTTGAGCGGCTGAAGTACACTGTGAAGCCACGTGCAGAGGCAGAGTGGATCCGTCTGAGGTTTGCGGACTTCAAGACGGTTGGGGAGTACAATTCGGCTCTGCACCGGATTTGTACGACTCTTCGGTTGTGTAGTACTGAGATTACCGACTCCTAG
- the LOC109771811 gene encoding pentatricopeptide repeat-containing protein At5g48910, producing MATAVVVSAAALPAAPSPSPVRYTPRRAALRDVPQLHAALLKSGELTTSPESFHSFLEATALPSSATTAAHLAYAIRLLRLGPHPPLSARSYNILIRAFFRAGHPEDALHLFVEMLGAAIAANVCPDQHTIANTVKSCARIYALATGRSVQAYAVKLGFMADQFVLNSLIHMYASCGDIVAAKVLFNAVEEKGVVTWNAMIAGYFKNGDWKEVVEMFKGILEVQAPFDEVTLVSVATACGKIGDSKLGERIGDYAEEKGMVRNRNLATALVDMYAKCGQLDKARRLFDRMHSRDVVAWSAMISGYTQADRCREALAIFNKMQATEVNPNDVTMVSVLSACAVLGALETGKWAHSYIRRKALPLTVVLGTALVDFYAKCGCIEDAVKAFESMPMRNSWTWTALIKGMASNGRGREALELFSSMREANIEPTDVTFIGVLLACSHSCLVEEGRRHFDSMTQDYGIHPSIEHYGCMVDLLGRAGLIDEAHRFIRNMPIEPNAVVWRALLSACTVHKNVEIGEEALKQITPLDPNHSGNYILLSNTYASVGQWKDAAMIRKEMNERGIKKIPGCSLIELDGTIFEFFAEDSDHPQSREIYEKVDEMIENIKMAGYVPNTADARLDVDESEKQVSVSHHSEKLAIAFGLMKSRPGATIRLSKNLRVCVDCHAATKLISKVYNREIVVRDRNRFHHFKDGLCSCNDYW from the coding sequence ATGGCCACCGCCGTCGTCGTCTCGGCGGCGGCTctccccgccgcgccgtcgccatCGCCGGTTCGTTATACGCCCCGCCGAGCGGCGCTGCGCGACGTGCCTCAGCTCCACGCAGCTCTGCTCAAGTCCGGTGAGCTCACCACTTCGCCAGAGTCCTTCCACTCCTTCCTCGAGGCTACCGCGCTCCCGTCGTCGGCCACCACCGCAGCCCACCTCGCCTACGCGATCCGCCTGCTCCGCCTAGGCCCCCACCCGCCCCTCTCCGCGCGGTCGTATAACATCCTTATCCGTGCCTTCTTCCGCGCGGGCCACCCGGAGGATGCCCTCCACCTGTTCGTCGAAATGCTCGGTGCTGCCATTGCTGCCAACGTCTGCCCCGACCAGCACACCATCGCTAACACCGTAAAGTCCTGCGCCAGGATATATGCCTTGGCTACGGGGCGCAGCGTTCAGGCGTACGCTGTCAAGCTTGGGTTCATGGCCGATCAGTTTGTGCTGAACAGCTTGATACATATGTACGCGAGCTGTGGGGATATCGTGGCGGCAAAGGTACTGTTCAACGCAGTTGAGGAAAAGGGTGTGGTTACATGGAATGCGATGATAGCGGGCTATTTCAAGAATGGAGACTGGAAGGAGGTAGTGGAGATGTTTAAGGGTATTCTTGAGGTTCAGGCACCATTTGATGAGGTCACATTGGTGAGTGTCGCCACAGCATGCGGAAAAATAGGTGATTCTAAGCTCGGCGAGCGGATTGGAGATTATGCAGAGGAGAAGGGGATGGTGAGGAACAGAAACTTGGCAACTGCGCTGGTTGACATGTATGCCAAGTGTGGACAACTTGATAAGGCGCGGAGATTGTTTGACAGGATGCATTCCCGGGATGTGGTTGCTTGGAGCGCGATGATCTCTGGCTACACTCAAGCCGACCGATGTCGAGAGGCACTTGCTATTTTCAATAAGATGCAGGCTACCGAGGTGAACCCGAATGATGTAACCATGGTCAGTGTGCTCTCCGCCTGTGCTGTCCTGGGTGCACTTGAGACGGGCAAGTGGGCGCATTCATACATAAGGAGAAAGGCCTTACCCCTTACAGTTGTTCTCGGCACTGCGCTGGTGGACTTCTATGCAAAGTGCGGATGCATTGAAGATGCAGTCAAGGCATTTGAGTCGATGCCTATGAGGAATTCTTGGACGTGGACAGCCTTGATAAAGGGCATGGCAAGCAACGGAAGAGGCAGAGAAGCACTGGAGCTCTTCTCGTCCATGCGGGAGGCCAACATTGAGCCTACAGATGTCACATTCATTGGTGTTCTCCTAGCTTGCAGCCACAGCTGCTTAGTTGAGGAGGGTCGCCGGCATTTTGATAGTATGACCCAGGATTATGGCATCCATCCAAGTATTGAGCACTATGGCTGTATGGTTGATCTGTTGGGACGGGCAGGTTTGATTGATGAGGCGCACCGGTTTATCAGGAATATGCCGATTGAGCCAAATGCAGTTGTCTGGAGGGCACTGCTTTCTGCTTGCACAGTTCACAAAAATGTTGAAATCGGAGAAGAAGCGCTGAAGCAGATCACCCCACTAGATCCCAATCACAGTGGTAACTACATACTTCTATCGAACACCTACGCGTCAGTGGGACAATGGAAAGATGCAGCTATGATTCGGAAGGAAATGAATGAGAGAGGGATCAAGAAAATTCCTGGGTGCAGTCTCATTGAGCTGGATGGGACGATCTTTGAGTTCTTTGCTGAAGACAGTGACCACCCCCAATCGAGGGAGATATATGAGAAAGTGGATGAGATGATTGAAAACATCAAGATGGCTGGGTACGTCCCAAATACAGCTGACGCAAGGCTAGATGTTGATGAATCTGAGAAGCAAGTGTCCGTTTCGCATCACAGCGAGAAGCTGGCCATTGCGTTTGGCCTGATGAAGTCACGCCCTGGCGCAACGATCCGGCTGTCGAAGAATCTGAGAGTGTGCGTGGACTGCCACGCCGCCACGAAGTTGATCTCGAAGGTGTACAACAGGGAGATTGTTGTCCGAGACAGGAACAGGTTTCATCATTTCAAAGATGGTTTGTGCTCCTGCAATGATTACTGGTGA
- the LOC109771812 gene encoding glycosyl hydrolase 5 family protein, which translates to MASFSPTRLLLGLLVVLLASARAASVSLPALPLSTASRWLVDADGRRVKLVCANWASHLEPVAAEGLSRRGVGDIAARVAAMGFNCVRLTWPTYLATNATLSSLPLRWSLERLGLRESAAGVRVNNPDLLDLPLIDVFREVVSALASNSIMVILDNQMTTPGWCCSRTDGNGFFGDKYFDPEEWLRGLSAMAAVFRDTKNVVGMSLRNELRGPYQNVSLWYRYMQQGAEAVHAANPNVLVILSGLDFDNSLSFLSPKQVKLSFTGKLVFEQHWYGFSDGTDWENWNQNDACGVAVESIRTKGLFLLQQGWPLFFSEIGFDMSGTHIADNRYLTCFLSVAAEMDLDWAVWALEGSYYIREGILAYDETYGLLTWDWYTARNPSFIERINSLQSPFQGPGLPSSHQPYKVIFHPLTGLCVLVESANVLKLGPCDESDAWNYTSAYELVLKHTGQCLEAKSVGDTAKLGTGCSKSCSKWQLISDSRMHVSAELTKNGTRVCLEAGPDGVITTDQCKCLTEDPTCDPESQWFKVISSSRGIPGEASVLRLPSLGPWPTTSSSPR; encoded by the exons ATGGCTTCTTTCTCTCCAACTCGGCTGCTCCTcggcctcctcgtcgtcctcctaGCGTCCGCGCGCGCCGCCTCGGTCTCTCTCCCGGCGCTGCCGCTCTCGACGGCGTCGCGGTGGCTGGTGGACGCCGACGGGCGGCGCGTGAAGCTGGTCTGCGCGAACTGGGCGTCGCACCTGGAGCCCGTCGCCGCGGAGGGCCTGTCCCGGCGCGGCGTGGGGGACATCGCGGCGCGCGTCGCGGCGATGGGGTTCAATTGCGTGAGGCTCACCTGGCCGACCTACCTCGCCACCAACGCCACGCTCTCGTCGCTGCCGCTGCGGTGGTCGCTGGAGCGCCTCGGCCTGCGGGAGTCCGCCGCCGGCGTGCGTGTCAACAACCCAGACCTCCTGGACCTGCCCCTCATCGATGTGTTCCGG GAAGTGGTGTCAGCTTTGGCCAGCAACAGTATTATGGTCATACTTGATAACCAAATGACCACTCCAGGATGGTGCTGTAGCAGAACAGACGGTAATGGCTTCTTTGGAGACAAATACTTTGACCCTGAAGAATGGTTGAGGGGCCTCAGTGCAATGGCAGCAGTGTTTAGGGACACAAAAAATGTTGTCGGCATGAGCTTGCGTAATGAGCTTCGTGGCCCCTATCAAAATGTTAGTTTGTGGTACAG GTATATGCAACAGGGTGCTGAAGCTGTGCATGCAGCAAACCCTAATGTCCTTGTTATTTTGTCGGGCCTGGATTTTGACAACAGTCTCTCCTTCTTGTCCCCAAAGCAAGTTAAGTTGTCATTTACTGGAAAGTTAGTCTTCGAGCAGCATTGGTATGGTTTCTCAGATGGAACTGATTGGGAAAATTGGAACCAAAATGATGCTTGTGGAGTGGCTGTTGAGTCCATAAGGACTAAAGGactctttcttcttcaacaaggATGGCCGTTATTTTTCTCTGAGATTGGGTTTGACATGTCTGGCACGCATATTGCTGACAATCGTTATCTTACGTGCTTCTTAAGTGTAGCAGCTGAAATGGATCTGGATTGGGCTGTTTGGGCTCTTGAAGGGAGTTACTATATCAGGGAGGGTATTCTAGCTTACGATGAAACATATGGTTTGCTAACATGGGATTGGTATACAGCTAGGAACCCCAGCTTCATTGAAAGGATCAATTCCCTGCAATCTCCATTTCAAG GTCCTGGTCTACCAAGCAGTCACCAACCATACAAGGTAATATTTCATCCTCTAACCGGGCTCTGTGTGTTGGTGGAATCTGCGAATGTGCTTAAGCTGGGCCCGTGCGATGAATCGGACGCTTGGAACTACACCTCAGCATATGAGCTTGTGCTGAAACACACCGGGCAATGCCTTGAAGCCAAGTCTGTGGGTGATACTGCAAAACTTGGGACTGGCTGCAGCAAATCCTGTTCAAAGTGGCAGCTAATATCTGATTCAAGAATGCATGTTTCAGCCGAACTCACTAAGAATGGGACCAGAGTGTGCTTGGAAGCCGGTCCTGACGGCGTCATCACCACAGATCAATGCAAGTGTTTGACTGAAGATCCAACTTGCGACCCTGAGAGTCAGTGGTTCAAAGTTATATCGAGTAGTAGAGGCATACCAGGTGAGGCCTCTGTTCTGCGGTTGCCATCTCTTGGACCCTGGCCTACGACATCAAGTTCGCCACGGTAG